Proteins encoded within one genomic window of Sulfurovum sp. XGS-02:
- a CDS encoding sugar transferase: MLSRTDKCQKRVFDIILAIVGICLTWWIMVPAWIIASIETKRNGLFMQERIGKNGKPFLVFKIRTMRTIEGIESTVTTSTDTRITKCGAFFRKTKIDELPQLFNVLLGEMSFVGARPDVPGFADQLEGEDRVILELAPGITGPSSLKYKDEEELLAKQQDPESYNREVIWPDKVAINKMYLENWSLKKDIEYIVKTIIG; encoded by the coding sequence ATGTTAAGCAGAACAGATAAATGCCAAAAACGGGTTTTTGATATTATTTTAGCTATAGTTGGTATTTGTTTGACATGGTGGATTATGGTACCCGCCTGGATCATTGCTTCGATAGAGACAAAAAGGAATGGGCTTTTTATGCAGGAACGTATAGGTAAAAACGGAAAACCTTTTTTAGTCTTTAAAATCAGAACAATGAGAACGATAGAAGGGATAGAAAGTACAGTCACAACAAGTACAGATACAAGGATCACAAAATGTGGTGCCTTTTTCCGAAAAACAAAAATCGATGAACTCCCACAGCTCTTTAATGTTCTTCTTGGCGAGATGAGCTTTGTAGGTGCACGGCCGGATGTTCCCGGTTTTGCAGACCAACTAGAAGGTGAAGATAGGGTGATCTTGGAATTAGCACCAGGTATAACGGGCCCATCTTCTTTGAAATATAAAGATGAGGAAGAGTTGCTGGCTAAACAACAAGACCCGGAAAGTTATAATAGAGAAGTAATTTGGCCCGATAAAGTGGCGATAAATAAAATGTATTTGGAAAATTGGTCTCTTAAAAAAGATATAGAGTATATTGTAAAAACAATTATAGGATAA
- the pglE gene encoding UDP-N-acetylbacillosamine transaminase, giving the protein MMDRLFLSPPHMSGKEQQYIAEVFESNYIAPLGAFVNRFEESIKTYTGSLNALALSSATAGLHLTLRVLGVSEGDYVLASSFTFIGSVNAILYQNANPIFVDSDESWNISPKLLKEAILKAPKKPKALIVTHLYGQVCKLDEIIAICKEEGIFLIEDAAESLGASYHGRQSGTFGDMGVYSFNGNKILTTSGGGMLVSDNQEWVDKARFLSTQAKEDYLHYEHKEVGYNYRMSNVLAAIGVAQMEVLDEHVNRRREIFDIYQNILGAYEEIQFMPEIEGSRGNRWLSTLTFNRTDPIKVINLLEGANIESRPLWKPMHMQPLFNATMVIENGTSQTLFEKGICLPSGSSMSDEDVIRVCDIVKEAIK; this is encoded by the coding sequence ATGATGGATAGGCTTTTTCTCTCTCCTCCACATATGAGCGGCAAAGAACAGCAGTATATTGCTGAGGTCTTTGAAAGTAACTACATCGCTCCGCTTGGTGCTTTTGTAAATCGTTTTGAAGAGAGCATTAAAACATATACGGGCAGTTTAAATGCACTGGCCCTCTCTTCCGCTACGGCGGGACTGCATTTGACACTACGGGTCTTAGGGGTAAGTGAAGGAGACTATGTTTTGGCTTCAAGCTTTACATTTATCGGTTCTGTGAATGCTATTTTGTATCAAAATGCGAATCCCATATTCGTGGATAGCGATGAGAGCTGGAATATCTCACCGAAACTTTTAAAAGAAGCCATTTTAAAAGCACCTAAAAAACCTAAAGCACTTATTGTGACTCATCTTTATGGACAAGTGTGTAAACTTGATGAAATTATAGCCATCTGCAAAGAGGAGGGTATATTTCTTATCGAAGATGCGGCAGAATCTTTAGGTGCTTCATATCATGGAAGACAAAGTGGAACCTTCGGGGATATGGGAGTCTATTCCTTCAATGGTAATAAAATCCTTACTACTTCTGGGGGAGGAATGCTTGTAAGTGATAATCAGGAGTGGGTGGACAAAGCCAGGTTCTTATCAACACAGGCTAAAGAGGATTATCTGCATTATGAGCATAAAGAGGTTGGTTATAACTATCGTATGTCAAATGTACTGGCTGCTATTGGTGTGGCACAGATGGAAGTGCTGGATGAACATGTGAATAGAAGAAGAGAAATATTCGATATTTATCAAAACATACTTGGGGCATATGAAGAGATACAATTCATGCCAGAGATTGAAGGCAGCAGAGGAAACCGATGGTTAAGTACTTTGACATTCAACAGAACAGATCCGATAAAGGTTATCAATCTGTTGGAAGGGGCTAATATAGAAAGCCGACCACTATGGAAACCTATGCACATGCAACCACTTTTTAATGCTACGATGGTTATAGAAAATGGTACATCTCAAACACTTTTTGAAAAAGGAATCTGTTTGCCAAGCGGGAGTAGTATGAGTGATGAAGATGTGATTAGGGTTTGTGATATAGTCAAAGAGGCAATAAAATGA
- a CDS encoding nucleoside-diphosphate sugar epimerase/dehydratase: protein MKDFLRPTSLKRIGFFLIADFILSGLTLYLAYLLRFNFQIPEEFLDSFLLTYGVITGAKVFSLFIFKSYFIIWRFFSFYDAKNILMAHILSYMFFIIIYVLFKEYFSPFPRSVIVIDFFLSLIFIGGLRGVKRFISEGRRQYSMKPTLIIGANSKTNTIIQSALKEEIDYYPAAIISTKEDERMADAYINNVKVFDMAALEKVIEKKKVLAAILTEKLAQNELKQLVEQLNKAGITEIKQVKILGSEYEKLENLSIEDLLARHPKDLDLGMISSFVKGKSILITGAGGSIGSEIARQCQKFEASSLTLVDNSEYNLYQIGEQITNAQLKLLSVTDKESLEAVFKEAMPQIVIHAAAYKHVPICEENQEMAVVNNVLGSKNVIDTSIDNGVEKVVVISTDKAVRPTNVMGATKRVTELYANNVDAKGTEIVAVRFGNVLGSSGSVIPKFKQQIEEGGPVTVTHPEITRYFMLISEACQLVLQTAAIAKGGELFILDMGEPVKIADLARQMIRLYGREDEVEIAFTGLRPGEKLYEELLLDESEQKTKYSSIFISKPTPYDISKLSQDIERLLAAKDKVKALQGIVPEYTRNNQI from the coding sequence ATGAAAGATTTTTTGCGTCCAACCTCTTTAAAAAGAATAGGCTTTTTTCTCATTGCGGACTTTATTCTTTCAGGTCTTACTCTTTATCTCGCTTATTTATTACGGTTCAACTTTCAGATACCAGAAGAATTTCTAGACTCTTTTTTACTGACCTATGGTGTGATTACAGGAGCAAAGGTTTTTTCACTTTTTATTTTTAAAAGCTATTTTATCATTTGGCGTTTTTTTAGTTTTTATGATGCAAAAAATATTCTTATGGCACATATCCTGTCCTATATGTTCTTCATCATCATTTATGTACTTTTTAAAGAATATTTTTCTCCATTTCCACGTAGTGTTATTGTGATCGATTTCTTTCTATCTCTTATTTTTATAGGCGGATTGAGGGGAGTTAAACGTTTCATTAGTGAAGGGCGTAGACAGTATTCAATGAAACCAACCCTTATTATCGGTGCGAACAGTAAGACAAATACGATTATTCAGAGTGCACTCAAAGAAGAGATAGATTATTATCCTGCTGCTATTATTTCTACAAAAGAAGATGAAAGAATGGCAGATGCCTATATTAATAATGTTAAAGTTTTTGATATGGCTGCTCTAGAGAAAGTCATAGAGAAAAAGAAGGTTTTGGCAGCTATTCTAACTGAAAAATTAGCACAAAATGAACTTAAACAGTTAGTTGAACAGTTAAATAAAGCTGGGATAACGGAGATTAAACAAGTTAAGATTTTAGGCTCAGAATACGAAAAACTTGAAAATCTTTCCATTGAAGACCTCCTCGCACGACACCCAAAGGATCTTGATTTGGGTATGATATCCTCTTTTGTAAAAGGTAAATCGATTCTAATTACCGGTGCAGGGGGGAGTATAGGTTCTGAGATAGCCAGACAGTGTCAGAAATTTGAGGCTTCATCACTTACCTTAGTCGATAATAGTGAATATAATCTCTATCAGATAGGAGAACAGATAACAAATGCCCAACTAAAACTGCTAAGTGTTACGGATAAAGAGAGTTTAGAGGCTGTTTTTAAAGAAGCCATGCCTCAGATAGTGATTCACGCGGCAGCCTACAAGCATGTTCCGATTTGTGAAGAGAATCAGGAGATGGCTGTGGTTAACAATGTGCTGGGAAGTAAAAATGTCATAGATACAAGTATAGATAATGGTGTGGAGAAGGTTGTGGTCATTTCAACAGATAAAGCGGTACGGCCAACCAATGTCATGGGGGCGACCAAGCGGGTGACGGAGCTCTATGCCAATAATGTGGATGCCAAGGGAACGGAAATAGTTGCAGTACGCTTTGGGAATGTGCTTGGCTCCAGTGGTTCTGTCATCCCTAAGTTTAAGCAGCAGATAGAAGAGGGCGGTCCTGTAACGGTCACACATCCTGAGATTACCCGTTATTTCATGCTTATTTCTGAAGCATGCCAGCTGGTACTACAAACGGCAGCCATAGCCAAAGGAGGGGAACTGTTTATTTTGGATATGGGAGAACCTGTCAAGATTGCAGACTTAGCACGTCAGATGATACGGCTCTATGGGAGAGAGGATGAGGTTGAAATTGCTTTTACCGGGTTACGGCCTGGAGAGAAGCTTTATGAAGAACTACTGTTGGATGAGAGTGAACAAAAAACAAAATACAGTTCTATTTTTATTTCAAAACCTACACCGTATGATATCTCAAAATTGAGTCAGGATATCGAACGATTGTTGGCAGCAAAAGATAAAGTAAAGGCACTGCAAGGGATTGTCCCAGAATATACAAGAAACAATCAGATATAA
- a CDS encoding helix-hairpin-helix domain-containing protein encodes MIRKIIAGFLIFATSVLFGMSLDELNKASKEELMEVKGVGAKKAEAIIKERKKGDFTSFDDFQRVKGIGEKAALNVKNHVVASSDMKKSDSSKT; translated from the coding sequence ATGATTAGAAAAATCATAGCAGGATTTTTAATTTTTGCTACATCGGTACTGTTTGGGATGAGTCTGGATGAACTTAACAAAGCATCCAAAGAAGAGCTGATGGAAGTGAAGGGTGTGGGAGCCAAGAAAGCAGAAGCGATCATAAAAGAGAGAAAAAAGGGTGATTTTACATCGTTTGATGACTTTCAAAGGGTCAAAGGCATAGGCGAGAAGGCTGCTTTAAATGTGAAGAACCATGTAGTGGCTTCTTCTGATATGAAAAAATCTGATAGCTCAAAAACCTAA
- the gltX gene encoding glutamate--tRNA ligase: MTVTRFAPSPTGYLHIGGLRTALFSWLTAQHNKGQFLLRIEDTDMARNSEEATEAILKAFEWVGMSHDGEVVYQSKRFDLYKKYIDQLLEEGKAYKCYMSKEELDALREAQMAKKERPRYDGRYRDFTGTPPEGVEPVIRIKAPQEGTISFVDGVKGEMNIAASEVDDFVIARADGAPTYNFVVAIDDALMGLTDVIRGDDHLYNTPKQIVVYNALGFPIPRFNHVAMINNEQGKKLSKRDGATDVMEYKALGYLPEALLNFLVRLGWSHGDQEIFSINEMITLFDPKNINKSASNYNLDKLLWLNAHYIKNTPNDELAILLKDFGVDIHGHDKLELLLDATKERGKTLVELAEQINLILTTPAQYDEKASKKAFKGEAKEILNDFASMLKSWDKTLHLPCDYHEVMEKLVETKEIGFGKIGMPLRVSLLGSMTGSGLDEIMAILGVDETIARIEKAIATIA; this comes from the coding sequence ATGACAGTTACACGTTTTGCACCTTCTCCTACAGGTTATCTCCACATCGGTGGACTTAGAACAGCACTATTTTCCTGGCTGACTGCACAGCACAACAAGGGCCAGTTTTTACTTCGTATAGAAGATACCGATATGGCACGTAATTCTGAAGAAGCGACAGAAGCGATACTCAAAGCATTTGAATGGGTAGGGATGAGTCATGACGGTGAAGTGGTCTATCAGTCAAAAAGATTTGATCTTTACAAAAAATATATTGATCAGCTTCTTGAAGAGGGGAAAGCCTATAAGTGCTATATGAGCAAAGAGGAACTTGACGCTTTGCGTGAAGCGCAGATGGCCAAAAAAGAGCGACCGCGTTATGACGGGCGTTACCGTGATTTTACCGGTACACCACCAGAAGGGGTTGAACCGGTGATCCGTATCAAAGCACCTCAAGAAGGGACTATAAGTTTTGTGGATGGGGTGAAAGGCGAAATGAATATTGCCGCATCTGAAGTAGATGATTTTGTCATTGCCAGAGCGGACGGAGCACCAACCTATAACTTTGTGGTTGCCATAGATGATGCATTGATGGGGTTGACAGATGTCATTCGTGGAGATGACCACCTCTATAATACACCTAAGCAGATCGTTGTCTATAATGCGCTTGGATTTCCTATTCCTAGGTTTAACCATGTTGCGATGATCAACAATGAACAGGGTAAAAAACTCTCTAAACGAGATGGTGCTACAGATGTCATGGAGTATAAAGCATTGGGGTATCTCCCTGAAGCACTGTTGAACTTTTTGGTACGTCTTGGCTGGAGCCATGGAGACCAGGAGATCTTTAGCATTAACGAGATGATCACACTGTTTGATCCTAAAAATATTAACAAGAGTGCATCCAACTATAATCTGGATAAACTGCTTTGGTTGAACGCGCACTACATTAAAAATACGCCAAACGATGAACTTGCGATTCTTCTTAAAGATTTCGGTGTGGATATTCATGGCCACGATAAGCTCGAATTGCTTCTTGATGCAACCAAAGAGAGAGGGAAAACACTGGTAGAGCTTGCAGAGCAGATCAACCTCATACTTACGACACCGGCTCAGTATGATGAAAAGGCTTCTAAAAAAGCATTTAAAGGTGAAGCCAAAGAGATTTTGAATGATTTTGCTTCGATGCTAAAGAGCTGGGATAAGACACTGCATCTTCCATGTGATTACCATGAAGTGATGGAAAAGCTCGTTGAGACAAAAGAGATAGGTTTTGGGAAGATCGGTATGCCGCTTCGTGTGAGTCTGCTTGGTTCCATGACAGGCTCCGGACTTGATGAGATCATGGCTATTTTAGGTGTGGATGAAACAATAGCACGTATAGAAAAAGCGATCGCAACGATAGCGTAG
- a CDS encoding MqnA/MqnD/SBP family protein, whose translation MLFGSISYLNLLPFQVFLKRHISHNASKMTFHYKRAVPSQINKALKRREVNAAFISSVESAKYKCTDLGIIADQKVYSVLLLEGENEIDPASATSNQLARVLDLQGKVLIGDAALKHYLKGGEGTDLAEAWYKETGLPFVFARLCYNKDEETIQKLARRFAQSKVKIPQYILKKEAKKRDITAKQLTWYLSHIHYTMDDKAKKSLKLFLKKTRHL comes from the coding sequence GTGCTATTCGGGTCTATCAGCTATCTTAATCTTCTTCCTTTTCAAGTCTTTTTAAAGCGCCATATCTCTCACAATGCCTCTAAAATGACCTTCCACTACAAACGTGCCGTCCCTTCTCAGATCAACAAAGCACTCAAAAGAAGAGAAGTCAATGCCGCATTTATCTCTTCTGTTGAATCAGCTAAATATAAATGCACGGATTTAGGCATCATCGCAGATCAAAAAGTCTACAGTGTTTTGCTCTTAGAAGGGGAAAATGAGATCGATCCGGCGTCAGCCACTTCAAATCAACTGGCACGTGTATTGGATCTTCAAGGAAAAGTACTGATAGGAGATGCTGCGCTCAAACATTATCTAAAAGGCGGGGAAGGTACTGACTTGGCTGAAGCCTGGTACAAAGAGACCGGTCTTCCTTTTGTCTTTGCCAGACTCTGTTACAACAAAGATGAAGAGACGATACAAAAACTGGCTCGCAGATTTGCACAAAGCAAAGTCAAGATCCCACAGTACATCCTCAAAAAAGAGGCAAAAAAAAGAGACATTACAGCCAAGCAGCTTACCTGGTATTTGAGTCACATCCATTATACAATGGATGACAAAGCGAAGAAATCCTTGAAGTTGTTTTTAAAGAAAACCAGGCATTTATAA
- a CDS encoding MoaD/ThiS family protein, with product MVKVEFLGPIGKEPMEMEASTLADVSAQLKEDSSLIQWLDKCAVALNDTMVNDLATELKDGDRVSILPPVCGG from the coding sequence ATGGTAAAAGTAGAATTTTTAGGTCCTATCGGTAAAGAGCCGATGGAGATGGAAGCCTCGACATTGGCAGATGTCTCGGCACAGCTGAAAGAAGATAGCAGTTTGATACAATGGCTGGATAAATGTGCAGTAGCACTGAATGACACGATGGTGAACGATCTGGCAACAGAACTTAAAGATGGCGATAGGGTCTCTATCTTGCCTCCTGTGTGTGGTGGGTAA
- a CDS encoding molybdenum cofactor biosynthesis protein MoaE has translation MELYNGPLDTKEIFGRWLDEEAESNYGAYIPFVGTIRAEDDIEALSFDIYEPVLQKWFDAWQERAAKRGAIVKMAHSIGDVPVHTSSYISAVFSPKRRVALELIDEFVEDFKANAPIWKYDVKNGERIYAADRSTPMDGAGLLG, from the coding sequence GTGGAACTTTACAATGGTCCGTTAGATACCAAAGAGATCTTTGGTCGTTGGCTTGATGAAGAGGCAGAGTCAAACTATGGTGCCTATATCCCTTTTGTAGGAACGATACGTGCAGAAGATGATATAGAAGCACTCAGTTTTGATATCTATGAGCCTGTACTACAAAAATGGTTTGATGCATGGCAAGAAAGAGCAGCAAAGCGTGGTGCGATAGTAAAGATGGCACACTCTATTGGGGATGTCCCTGTACATACCTCTTCTTATATCTCTGCGGTATTTTCTCCTAAGCGGAGAGTGGCATTGGAACTTATTGATGAATTTGTAGAAGACTTTAAAGCCAATGCACCTATATGGAAGTATGATGTGAAGAATGGTGAGCGTATTTACGCTGCTGATAGAAGCACCCCTATGGACGGTGCAGGATTGTTAGGATAA
- a CDS encoding molybdopterin molybdotransferase MoeA, translating to MAFMHFDESMQMIDDLEIKNYKTKQLPLMESQGYILAENIVADHNSPEFPTSAMDGYAILHKDLALGRLKIGSINPAGSDLKEEVVSGRCIKTFTGSLMPHGADTLIPIENVEVDGDEIIIKTEVPQGFSVREPGENYAKGQMLIPKGAKIDFPQIGVMASLNIPYVTVYEKPTVAIISTGSELLELGEEQTSDAQIRSSNNYILEAIVKKYDGMPLQLGCIKDDKETITKNISDALDRADIVVTTGGVSVGDFDFVKDVIYELGCDVVFKGVRVKPGQHIMVARKEDKFIIGLPGFAYSSTVTALLYLVPIIEKLQQGRCAMHRVKATLKEPFIKRAKKAEFTACNVSLEEGRYYVDFEGKKVGSSAILTNMLGNVALLVTSEDDTSKEAGDEVSVLLFG from the coding sequence ATGGCGTTTATGCACTTTGATGAATCGATGCAGATGATAGATGATCTTGAGATCAAAAACTATAAAACAAAACAACTCCCTTTAATGGAATCACAAGGGTATATACTCGCAGAGAATATTGTAGCAGACCACAACTCTCCTGAATTCCCCACTTCTGCGATGGATGGGTATGCGATTCTTCATAAAGACCTGGCTCTTGGCAGACTGAAGATCGGAAGTATCAACCCTGCAGGATCTGACCTGAAAGAAGAAGTGGTAAGCGGTAGGTGTATCAAGACGTTTACTGGGTCACTGATGCCGCATGGTGCAGATACACTCATCCCGATAGAGAATGTGGAAGTGGATGGAGATGAGATCATCATCAAGACTGAAGTGCCGCAAGGATTCTCTGTACGTGAACCGGGTGAGAACTATGCTAAAGGACAGATGCTTATCCCCAAAGGGGCGAAAATCGACTTTCCGCAGATCGGTGTGATGGCAAGCCTGAATATACCATATGTCACAGTCTATGAGAAGCCGACAGTGGCGATCATCTCTACGGGATCGGAGCTGCTTGAGCTCGGAGAAGAACAGACCAGTGATGCACAGATCCGTTCATCCAATAACTATATCCTGGAAGCCATTGTCAAAAAGTATGATGGTATGCCTCTTCAGTTAGGGTGTATCAAGGATGATAAAGAGACCATCACAAAAAATATTTCTGATGCATTGGATAGAGCAGATATTGTCGTAACCACCGGGGGCGTAAGTGTAGGTGACTTTGATTTTGTGAAAGATGTTATCTATGAACTTGGGTGTGATGTTGTATTTAAAGGGGTACGTGTGAAACCTGGACAGCACATCATGGTGGCACGTAAAGAGGATAAATTTATCATTGGACTGCCGGGATTTGCCTACTCTTCGACAGTGACTGCACTGCTTTACCTTGTACCGATTATTGAGAAGCTGCAGCAAGGAAGATGTGCGATGCACAGGGTCAAAGCAACACTTAAAGAGCCGTTCATCAAGCGTGCAAAAAAAGCAGAATTCACTGCATGCAACGTCTCTTTGGAAGAGGGAAGGTACTATGTGGACTTTGAGGGTAAAAAAGTAGGCTCCTCCGCTATCCTCACTAACATGCTTGGCAATGTCGCATTGCTTGTGACCTCAGAAGATGACACCTCTAAAGAGGCAGGTGATGAAGTGAGTGTTTTACTTTTTGGGTAA